The proteins below are encoded in one region of Bacillus vallismortis:
- the nadE gene encoding ammonia-dependent NAD(+) synthetase, whose product MSVQETIMRELHVKPSIDPKQEIEDRVNFLKRYIKKTGAKGFVLGISGGQDSTLAGRLAQLAVESIREEGGDAQFIAVRLPHGTQQDEDDAQLALKFIKPDKSWKFDIQSTVSAFADQYQQETGDKLTDFNKGNVKARTRMIAQYAIGGQEGLLVIGTDHAAEAVTGFFTKYGDGGADLLPLTGLTKRQGRSLLKELGAPERLYLKEPTADLLDEKPQQTDETELGISYEEIDDYLEGKEVSAKVSEALEKRYSMTEHKRQVPASMFDNWWK is encoded by the coding sequence ATGAGTGTGCAGGAAACAATTATGCGTGAATTACATGTGAAGCCTTCAATTGATCCAAAGCAAGAAATTGAGGACCGAGTCAACTTTTTAAAACGGTATATTAAGAAAACTGGCGCTAAAGGCTTTGTATTGGGAATTAGCGGCGGACAGGATTCAACTCTAGCGGGGCGCCTTGCCCAGCTTGCTGTAGAAAGCATTCGCGAAGAGGGCGGAGACGCTCAATTTATCGCGGTCCGTCTTCCGCACGGCACACAGCAGGATGAGGACGATGCCCAGCTCGCTCTGAAATTCATCAAGCCGGACAAATCCTGGAAATTTGACATTCAATCAACAGTCAGCGCTTTTGCAGATCAATATCAGCAAGAGACAGGCGATAAGCTGACAGACTTTAATAAAGGGAACGTAAAAGCGAGAACAAGAATGATCGCTCAATACGCGATCGGCGGGCAGGAAGGCCTTCTTGTCATCGGCACGGACCACGCGGCCGAGGCTGTTACAGGTTTCTTTACAAAGTATGGTGACGGGGGAGCGGATCTCCTGCCGCTGACCGGCTTGACGAAGCGCCAGGGAAGAAGCCTGCTGAAAGAACTGGGCGCACCTGAGCGCCTATACTTAAAAGAACCAACTGCCGATCTGCTCGACGAAAAACCGCAGCAGACGGATGAAACAGAGCTTGGCATTTCCTACGAGGAGATTGACGATTATCTTGAAGGAAAAGAAGTATCAGCGAAAGTGTCAGAAGCGCTGGAAAAACGCTACAGCATGACTGAACATAAACGCCAGGTACCGGCATCTATGTTTGATAACTGGTGGAAATAA
- a CDS encoding DUF1989 domain-containing protein encodes MTQQYIVEPKKGLGLKLKKGQMLKVVDVEGQQVADFVAYHAKDFYEHLDQGATIDANHSIHVKVNDHLYSNLYKPMLTLIEDTVGKHDLLLPACRPDMNRLLYGKQKDEFQDTCYDNMNRALEQFGVPKPHMHYPFAIFMNTVLDEKGNLSVETPLSNAGDYVRMRAEMDLIVAFSSCPIEKGKCNGDSVTSIRVEVS; translated from the coding sequence ATGACACAGCAATATATCGTTGAACCGAAGAAAGGGCTTGGCCTGAAGCTGAAAAAAGGGCAGATGTTGAAGGTGGTGGATGTAGAAGGGCAGCAGGTAGCAGATTTTGTCGCGTACCATGCCAAGGATTTCTATGAGCACCTTGATCAGGGAGCGACCATTGACGCCAATCATTCCATTCATGTGAAGGTCAATGACCATCTCTACTCCAATTTGTACAAACCGATGCTGACGCTGATTGAAGATACGGTCGGCAAGCATGATCTGCTGCTTCCCGCCTGCCGCCCTGATATGAACAGGCTGTTATACGGCAAGCAAAAGGATGAGTTTCAGGATACGTGCTATGACAATATGAACCGGGCGCTTGAGCAGTTTGGCGTGCCGAAGCCCCACATGCATTACCCGTTTGCGATTTTTATGAATACTGTGCTTGATGAGAAGGGGAACCTGTCTGTGGAAACACCGCTTTCGAATGCCGGCGATTACGTGAGGATGCGGGCGGAAATGGATTTGATTGTCGCGTTTTCCTCTTGTCCGATTGAAAAAGGAAAGTGCAATGGCGACAGTGTAACGTCTATACGGGTGGAAGTCAGCTGA
- a CDS encoding amino acid permease, translating into MSQTKKDQQKGNLAWWQLSLIGIGCTIGTGFFLGSSIAIVKSGFSVLLSFLIGAIGTYFVFEQLAKLSAKQPEKGSFCAYARKAFGRWAGFSNGWVYWSSEMLITGSQLTAISLFTKHWFPQVPLWVFASIYAVLGLLIIFTGLSVFEKTENVLAVIKTAAILMFIVIAILALCGILSGGKHDVQVPNQTSEFFPYGAMGLWTGLIYAFYAFGGIEVMGLMAVHLKKPEEASKSGKLMLATLAVIYVISIGLALLLVPLDAFSEQNSPFITSLKGYNLKIILDIFNGIFIIAGFSTLVASLFAVTTLLCTMADDGDAPKCFTLKEGKKICWPALGLTFAGLILSIILSLVLPKNIYEHMTTAAGLMLLYTWLFILFSSKKLTDPEGMGKTQIYLAMILIAAAVSGTLFEKSSRPGFFVSIGFLAIIAVVTVIYQKKQGHKNRPASS; encoded by the coding sequence ATGAGTCAAACAAAAAAAGACCAGCAAAAAGGAAATTTGGCTTGGTGGCAGCTGTCACTAATCGGTATAGGATGCACAATCGGAACAGGATTTTTTCTCGGTTCCAGCATCGCCATCGTGAAAAGCGGTTTTTCTGTTCTGCTTTCATTTCTGATTGGGGCAATCGGCACATATTTTGTATTCGAGCAGCTTGCCAAGCTGTCGGCAAAGCAGCCGGAAAAAGGCTCGTTTTGCGCGTATGCAAGAAAAGCATTCGGCAGATGGGCCGGGTTCAGCAACGGCTGGGTGTATTGGTCATCAGAAATGCTGATTACCGGAAGCCAGCTGACAGCCATTTCGCTATTTACGAAGCATTGGTTTCCACAAGTGCCGCTATGGGTATTTGCTTCCATCTATGCGGTGCTCGGGCTTCTGATTATTTTCACCGGGCTGTCTGTGTTTGAGAAGACCGAAAACGTACTGGCAGTTATCAAAACAGCCGCTATTTTGATGTTTATTGTCATTGCCATTCTGGCATTATGCGGAATCCTGTCCGGCGGAAAGCATGATGTACAGGTTCCAAATCAGACGAGTGAGTTTTTCCCATACGGCGCCATGGGGCTGTGGACAGGTTTAATCTACGCGTTTTACGCCTTTGGCGGAATTGAGGTCATGGGGCTGATGGCGGTTCACTTAAAAAAACCAGAAGAAGCGTCTAAATCAGGGAAACTCATGCTGGCGACACTGGCGGTTATTTATGTCATTTCGATCGGGCTGGCTTTGCTGCTGGTTCCATTAGACGCGTTTTCTGAGCAGAACAGCCCGTTCATTACGTCGTTAAAGGGATATAACCTTAAGATCATCCTCGACATTTTTAACGGGATTTTCATTATCGCCGGGTTCTCGACCCTCGTCGCTTCCTTATTTGCGGTCACGACATTGCTTTGTACGATGGCTGATGACGGCGACGCGCCGAAATGCTTTACCTTAAAGGAAGGCAAAAAAATATGCTGGCCGGCGCTGGGGCTGACGTTTGCCGGGCTTATTTTATCCATCATTCTGTCATTAGTGCTTCCCAAAAATATTTATGAGCACATGACCACAGCAGCGGGGCTGATGCTTTTGTACACTTGGCTGTTTATCCTGTTCTCCAGCAAAAAGCTGACCGATCCCGAGGGCATGGGGAAAACGCAAATTTATTTAGCGATGATTCTGATTGCTGCGGCTGTATCCGGCACATTGTTTGAAAAATCAAGCCGGCCCGGTTTTTTTGTGAGTATCGGGTTTCTCGCGATCATTGCCGTCGTTACCGTGATCTATCAAAAAAAGCAGGGACATAAAAACCGCCCTGCCAGCTCGTGA
- a CDS encoding YqcI/YcgG family protein translates to MYTKSFLERNQEELLEWQRIAFELLAETVADDADTFPCIPGRQAFLTDQLRIAFAGDPRENSTEEELAPLLAEYGRISRDTGKYASLVVLFDTPEDLAEHYSIEAYEELFWSFLNRLSHQDKKEWPEDIPADPEHYKWEFCFDGEPYFILCATPGHEARRSRSFPFFMITFQPRWVFEELNGSTPFGRNMSRLIRSRLKAYDQAPIHPHLGWYGGKDNREWKQYFLRDDEKQVSKCPFSYLKNMFNKMK, encoded by the coding sequence ATGTACACCAAAAGTTTTCTGGAACGTAATCAAGAAGAGCTTCTTGAATGGCAGAGAATCGCTTTTGAGCTTCTGGCAGAAACTGTGGCGGATGACGCGGATACGTTTCCATGCATTCCCGGACGGCAGGCGTTTCTGACTGACCAGCTCCGCATTGCGTTTGCCGGAGATCCGCGGGAAAATAGTACGGAGGAGGAACTGGCTCCATTGCTTGCGGAGTACGGAAGGATTTCGCGGGACACTGGAAAATACGCTTCTCTCGTTGTGTTGTTTGACACACCGGAAGATTTGGCTGAGCACTATTCGATTGAAGCGTATGAAGAGCTGTTTTGGAGCTTTTTAAATAGACTGAGCCATCAAGACAAAAAAGAATGGCCGGAAGACATTCCGGCCGATCCAGAGCATTACAAATGGGAGTTTTGTTTTGACGGCGAGCCGTACTTTATTCTGTGCGCCACACCTGGGCATGAGGCGAGAAGGAGCCGGAGCTTTCCCTTTTTCATGATCACGTTTCAGCCAAGGTGGGTGTTTGAAGAGTTAAATGGATCAACCCCATTTGGCCGCAACATGAGCAGGCTGATCCGCTCTCGTTTGAAAGCCTATGATCAAGCTCCGATTCATCCGCATTTAGGCTGGTACGGAGGGAAAGACAATCGCGAATGGAAACAGTATTTCCTCCGTGATGATGAAAAGCAGGTATCGAAGTGCCCGTTTTCTTATTTAAAGAACATGTTCAACAAAATGAAATAA
- a CDS encoding LysE family translocator — MNIFLSYIVLGLSLSAPVGPVNAAQIDKGIKNGFWHAWVFGLGAMTADGLYMLFIYFGLSQFLTAPFVKTFLWLFGFFVLTYTGIETLKNVREPMDVRSSRGKASYQKTFASGFLISLSNPLSILFWLGIYGSILAKTAEAYDMNQLLIYSSGIMIGILIWDFCMAITASMFRNLLHEKLLRGLTGIAGVSLLVFGCYFGYQGIKQLLG; from the coding sequence GTGAACATTTTTTTGAGCTATATTGTGCTTGGACTGTCCTTGTCTGCGCCTGTGGGACCAGTGAACGCGGCGCAAATAGACAAAGGAATTAAAAACGGTTTTTGGCATGCGTGGGTTTTTGGTTTAGGCGCTATGACAGCGGACGGACTGTACATGCTTTTTATTTATTTCGGGCTGTCACAGTTTTTGACCGCTCCATTTGTGAAAACGTTTTTGTGGCTCTTCGGCTTTTTTGTTCTGACCTATACTGGAATTGAAACGCTGAAAAATGTCAGAGAGCCGATGGATGTGCGAAGCTCACGAGGAAAAGCGTCGTACCAGAAAACATTCGCTTCGGGTTTTCTCATTTCACTGTCAAATCCATTGAGCATTCTGTTTTGGCTTGGGATTTACGGCAGCATACTGGCGAAAACAGCAGAGGCCTACGATATGAATCAGCTTCTGATCTATAGCTCCGGCATCATGATCGGCATTTTAATCTGGGATTTTTGCATGGCGATCACAGCCAGCATGTTCAGAAATCTGCTTCATGAAAAGCTATTAAGAGGATTGACCGGAATCGCTGGTGTGTCCCTCCTTGTATTTGGATGTTACTTCGGTTATCAAGGCATCAAACAGTTATTGGGCTGA